From a region of the Balaenoptera acutorostrata chromosome 14, mBalAcu1.1, whole genome shotgun sequence genome:
- the TPD52L1 gene encoding tumor protein D53 isoform X4 produces MEAQARGLLETEPLQGRDEDTVASADFPSMLSEEEKEELKAELVQLEDEITTLRQVLSAKERRLVEIKQKLGMNLMNELKQNFSRSWHDVQTTTAYKKTHETLSHAGQKATAAFSNVGTAISKKFGDMRRK; encoded by the exons GTTTGTTGGAGACTGAACCACTGCAAGGAAGAGATGAAGACACAGTAGCCAGTGCTGACTTCCCTAGCATGCTCtctgaggaggaaaaagaagagttAAAGGCAGAACTAGTTCAG CTAGAAGATGAAATTACAACATTACGACAAGTTTTATCAGCGAAAGAAAGGCGCCTGGTTGAGATAAAACAAAAACTCGGCATGAActtgatgaatgaattaaaacAGAACTTCAGCAGAAGCTGGCATGATGTGCAGACTACTACTGC ctACAAGAAAACACATGAAACTCTGAGTCACGCAGGGCAGAAGGCAACTGCAGCTTTCAGCAACGTTGGGACGGCCATCAGCAAGAAGTTTGGAGACATGAG
- the TPD52L1 gene encoding tumor protein D53 isoform X3 yields the protein MEAQARGLLETEPLQGRDEDTVASADFPSMLSEEEKEELKAELVQLEDEITTLRQVLSAKERRLVEIKQKLGMNLMNELKQNFSRSWHDVQTTTAYKKTHETLSHAGQKATAAFSNVGTAISKKFGDMSFDT from the exons GTTTGTTGGAGACTGAACCACTGCAAGGAAGAGATGAAGACACAGTAGCCAGTGCTGACTTCCCTAGCATGCTCtctgaggaggaaaaagaagagttAAAGGCAGAACTAGTTCAG CTAGAAGATGAAATTACAACATTACGACAAGTTTTATCAGCGAAAGAAAGGCGCCTGGTTGAGATAAAACAAAAACTCGGCATGAActtgatgaatgaattaaaacAGAACTTCAGCAGAAGCTGGCATGATGTGCAGACTACTACTGC ctACAAGAAAACACATGAAACTCTGAGTCACGCAGGGCAGAAGGCAACTGCAGCTTTCAGCAACGTTGGGACGGCCATCAGCAAGAAGTTTGGAGACATGAG CTTTGATACCTAG